A window from Streptomyces sp. NBC_00271 encodes these proteins:
- a CDS encoding HAD family hydrolase, producing MSTLGRTSVIFDLDGTLVDSEPNYFEAGRQTLAEQGITDFTWAEHERYVGISTRETVALWQERYGLRPPLDALLADMNRRYLELARAATHVYPEMRKFVELLAAEGASMAVASGSSPAAIEAILTGTGLAAHLTTVVSADEVAHGKPAPDVFLEAARRLEADPADCVVLEDAAPGAAAAHAAGMRCIAVPYVAAQADDPEFATAGLLLRGGQREFTAQTACDWLTRPASAS from the coding sequence ATGAGCACTCTCGGCCGCACCTCGGTCATCTTCGATCTCGACGGCACACTCGTGGACAGCGAGCCGAACTATTTCGAGGCCGGCCGCCAGACGCTCGCCGAGCAGGGCATCACCGACTTCACCTGGGCCGAGCACGAGCGCTACGTCGGTATCAGCACCCGGGAGACGGTGGCGCTCTGGCAGGAGCGCTACGGCTTGCGGCCCCCGCTGGACGCCCTGCTCGCCGACATGAACCGCCGCTATCTGGAGCTGGCACGCGCCGCCACGCACGTGTACCCGGAGATGCGGAAGTTCGTGGAACTGCTGGCCGCCGAGGGCGCCTCGATGGCCGTGGCCTCGGGCTCCTCGCCCGCCGCCATCGAGGCGATCCTGACGGGCACCGGCCTGGCCGCCCATCTGACGACCGTCGTCTCGGCCGACGAGGTCGCGCACGGCAAGCCCGCCCCGGACGTCTTCCTCGAGGCGGCGCGCCGTCTGGAGGCCGACCCGGCGGACTGCGTGGTCCTGGAGGACGCCGCTCCGGGCGCCGCCGCCGCACACGCGGCCGGGATGCGCTGCATCGCCGTCCCGTACGTCGCCGCACAGGCCGACGACCCGGAGTTCGCCACGGCAGGGCTGCTCCTGCGCGGCGGTCAGCGCGAGTTCACCGCACAGACCGCGTGCGACTGGCTCACTCGCCCGGCCTCGGCTTCCTGA